A region of Lepus europaeus isolate LE1 chromosome 2, mLepTim1.pri, whole genome shotgun sequence DNA encodes the following proteins:
- the LOC133747467 gene encoding aspartate aminotransferase, mitochondrial-like, whose translation MALLHSARVLSGVASAFHPGLAAAASARASSWWAHVEMGPPDPILGVTEAYKRDTNSKKMNLGVGAYRDDNGKPYVLPSVRKAEAQIAAKGLDKEYLPIAGLAEFCRASAELALGKNSEVVKSGRFVTVQTISGTGALRIEASFLQRFFKFSRDVFLPKPTWGNHTPIFRDAGMQLQSYRYYDPKTCSFDFTGALEDISKIPEQSVLLLHACAHNPTGVDPRPEQWKEIATVVKKRNLFAFFDMAYQGFASGDGDKDAWAVRHFIEQGINVCLCLSYAKNMGLYGERVGAFTVICKDADEAKRVESQLKILIGPMYSNPPINGARIASTILTSPDLRKQWLQEVKGMADRIIGMWTQLVSNLKKEGSTHNWQHITDHIGMFCFTGLKPEQVERLTKEFSIYMTKDGCISVAGITSGNVGYLAHAIHQVNK comes from the coding sequence ATGGCCCTGCTGCACTCCGCCCGCGTCCTCTCCGGGGTCGCCTCTGCCTTCCACCCAGGCCTCGCCGCTGCAGCCTCTGCCAGAGCCAGCTCCTGGTGGGCCCATGTGGAGATGGGACCCCCAGATCCTATCCTGGGAGTTACAGAAGCCTACAAGAGAGACACAAACAGCAAAAAGATGAATCTGGGAGTTGGCGCCTACCGGGATGATAACGGGAAGCCTTATGTACTCCCTAGTGTCCGGAAGGCAGAGGCTCAGATTGCTGCAAAAGGTCTCGACAAGGAATACCTGCCCATTGCGGGGCTGGCTGAGTTCTGTAGGGCATCGGCAGAACTAGCCCTGGGCAAGAACAGCGAAGTGGTGAAAAGCGGCCGGTTTGTCACAGTGCAGACCATCTCTGGAACGGGGGCCCTAAGGATCGAAGCCAGTTTTCTGCAAAGGTTTTTCAAGTTCAGCCGAGATGTCTTTCTGCCCAAACCAACCTGGGGAAATCACACACCTATCTtcagggatgctggcatgcagctACAAAGCTATCGGTACTATGACCCTAAGACTTGCAGTTTTGACTTCACAGGCGCCCTGGAGGACATCTCAAAAATTCCAGAGCAAAGTGTTCTTCTGTTGCATGCCTGTGCCCACAATCCCACAGGAGTGGATCCTCGGCCTGAGCAGTGGAAGGAAATAGCAACAGTGGTGAAGAAAAGGAATCTGTTCGCGTTCTTTGACATGGCCTACCAAGGCTTTGCCAGTGGTGACGGTGACAAGGACGCCTGGGCTGTGCGCCACTTCATTGAACAGGGCATTAAtgtgtgtctctgcctgtcaTACGCCAAGAACATGGGCTTATATGGTGAACGTGTTGGAGCCTTCACTGTGATCTGCAAAGATGCAGATGAAGCCAAAAGGGTGGAGTCGCAGTTGAAGATCTTGATCGGTCCGATGTATTCCAACCCTCCTATCAATGGGGCCCGGATTGCCTCCACAATTCTGACTTCCCCGGATTTGCGAAAGCAATGGTTACAGGAAGTGAAAGGCATGGCAGACCGCATCATTGGCATGTGGACCCAGCTGGTCTCCAACCTCAAGAAGGAAGGCTCCACCCACAACTGGCAGCACATCACCGACCATATTGGCATGTTTTGTTTCACAGGACTAAAGCCTGAACAGGTGGAGCGGCTGACCAAGGAGTTCTCCATCTACATGACAAAGGACGGTTGCATCTCTGTGGCTGGCATCACTTCTGGCAATGTGGGCTACCTTGCCCACGCTATTCACCAGGTCAACAAGTAA